In Mytilus edulis chromosome 3, xbMytEdul2.2, whole genome shotgun sequence, the genomic window AGCCAACCATTTCATTCAGAACAATCATTCAATGACAAATTTGAAAGTTACCGCCATAGAGAGAGTATTTGGGacagaaatttacagaaaaactaaagaagccttttggatgaaaaaattaaaaactttagaacctgaaggactcaacacaatgtatgaacgataataaatatatttatattaaaaaagcgAAAAACGCGGCAAATGAACGTCATAGAAGTAAATATAACGTAATGTATCCAAGcgatgtaattgttgtttcaatgttgtaatttattccaatgaagaaggccgaaatggccgaaacgtatgggaatttgtgttatagtttttattatacataCATTCAGagactttacatatatatatatatatatggtccaTTCCTTTATAATGATTTTTGAAATGACCATCTATCCATAAAGACATTTAAGTGATCATTTTCTTATCacattgattttgtcatttcttatctaaattttaatttgGATTTGATTTATACCATCATCTAAACTAATAGAACTTTTGGGGTGATGGAGGGTGACATGTTCAAACATCAcacataatttttttcttaaatcattaAATTTTGAAAGATATTTAATCAGTAGACTTTTAAAAATGTCAGAAATAGGGTTATGTGATTTTCTAACATTTCAATATTGTCCTTTTTAAGCTCACTTTTAcagaaatcttctcctctgaaactactgggccaaattaaaccaaacttggccacaatcatcattggggtatctagtttaaaaaatgtgtccgttgacccggccaaccatccaagatggccgccatggctaaaaatagaacaatggggtaaaatgcagtttttggcttataactcaaaaaccaaagcatttagagcaaatctgacatggggaagaattgttaaacaggtgaagatctatctgccctgaaattttcagatgaatcggataacccgttgttgggttgctgaccctgaattagtaattttaaggaaattttgctgtttttggttattatcttgaatattattatagatagagataaacagtaaacagcaataatgttcagcaaagtaagatttacaaataagtcaacatgactgaaatggtcagttgacccctttaggagttattgccctttttagtcaatttttaaccattttttcgtaaatcttagtaatattttacaaaaatcttctcctctgaaacaactgggccaaattaatccaaacttggccacaattatttTGGGtgagtagtttgaaaaatgtgtccggtgacccggccatcaaaccaagatggccgccatggctaaaaatagaacatggggtaaaatgcagtttttggcttataactcaaaacccaaagcatttagtgcaaatctgacatggggtaaaattgtttatcagttcaagatctatctgccctaaaattttcagatgaatcggaaaacccgttgttgggttgctggccctgaattagtaattttaaggaaattttgctctttttggttattatcttgaatattattatagataaagataaactataaacagcaataatgttcaccaaagtaagatttacaaataagtcaacatgaccgaaatggtcagttgacccctttaggagttattgccctttatagtcaatttttaaccatttttcgtaaatcttagtaatattttacaaattttcctctgaaactactgggccaaattaatccaaacttggccacaatcatcttttgggttagtagtttgaaaaatgtgtctggtgacccggccatccaaccaagatggccaccatggctaaaaatagaacatggggtaaaatgcagtttttggcttataactcaaaacccaaagcatttagagcaaatctgacatggggtaaaattgtttatcaggtcaacatttatctgctgtgaaatttttagatgaatcggacaacccgttgttgggttgctgaccctgaattgttagttttaaggaaattttgctgtttttggtgacaggtcattatcttgaatattattattgatagagataaactgtaaacaacaataatgttcatcaaagtaagatttacaaataagtcaacatgaccgaaatggtcaattgacccccttaggagttattgttctttatagtcaatttttaacaattttcataaaatttgtaaatttttactaacattttccactgaaatttatgggccaagttcattatagatagagataattttaagcagcaagaatgttgagtaaagtaagatgtacaaacacatcaccatcaccaaaacacaattttgtcatgaatccatctgtttcctttaatattcacatagaccaaggtgagcgacacaggctctttagagcctctagttttattgaATTTATTCCATATTAAATTGTTCTTGACTTTTAACTTATATTAGTCAAAATATATTCATTCTTTCTTCAATGCTGTATGTTCAATCAAagctttaaatattaaatttttgttcagTATTAAGTTTATACCTGTTCTGTGATTTTGATGAGATTATTTCATTCTGTAGTTTTTCAGCGAAAAGAAAAATTTggtcatatatagatataggaagatgtggtgtgagtgccaatgagacaactctacacccaagtaacaatttataaaagtaagccattataggtcaatgtacggccttcaacatggagccttggctcacaaatAACCAGTTAAACATGCAAGACTCTTTTAAACAGAGCCACTTGATTATTCATATTAGTCATGTTGCCATGATTACAGAGAAATAGTTTCAATATATCATGGCAAGTATTAATCCAAATGTTcctataattgtacatttaaaagATTAACAGTTGAATGATATCAGATTTACCATTACATTTAAAATATGCTTATTCATATTGATAACATTTTCCAGGAAAGAAAGATGAAAAAGACACCCAGAGAGTACTTTTTACAGGATAGGATCAGAGGTGTTCCGAAGATAATAAAGTCCGATAGATATCAATGGTCTTTGGTTGTACCTATATCTAATGTTCAGTCTATACTGTCTATATCAATACCTGCTGATGACCTACTTATAGTACTCAAACAGTAAGTCAAGGTTTTGACCTTGTGTTAGTTGAATATTGTCCTACTCGTTCACATAATATTTGAGAATCGGAATTATTACCATGCATTGGTTTTCACCGTTTTAGGTTTTGGTGAATATTTATAAGCCTTCAAcaaaagtgttaaaattttcaacaCAATAAAATCAAAGTGCAAACATTATGCCTATTGGGAAACGAAGACAGTTCCATTCATCACAATTGTCAATGTCCTTCACTTGCACATCAACTTTGCATCTTAATTGTTATAAATACAGGAAATCACTCACTTGTGATTGTTGCTCAATCATTAGTTTTATTATGTTAAAAAACATGTCTTCTAAACAAATTGACATCTCAATATATATACACTGTTAGATTATTGGCTTCTATGTTTCTATATATCACATCTCCTATTTTCTAGGTTCACACAGGTAATACGAGAGATAGAATACACAGACAACAGTCAGACAGAGACATTATATATCATGTTATATAACCAGGGATATATAATGAAGGATGTTTCTGTACAGCTACAGAATTGTAATGTCACTATTATGGGAGAAGTCTCTAAATCAATACAGTTACCACCACACAAGACCCAACATGCAGAACTGCCCTTCAAGACTGGGATAACTGATGGAGTATTTTCTTGTACATGTAAGGTTACCGTCTCACAACAATGCACAAGTGGATATTGTTGATTCTTTGTTAATCATGAAGTACTTAATTTTATGGGTACAGTTATAAAATGAAGTTTAGAGTACAAGGAATACTTGTTCAAAATGTActtatttttattctcataaaaatGATTCAAGTATAAAATATAGGAAAAATAAATTgcttaggccaattaaaattaattgatagattttcatccccgcccgcccctctgaaatcgccCCGccctgaatttttttattttataaaatttacgatttccggattttgttcattcccgttaccggtaaccgttaaaatttcatttcattcaatgcttcctgtttcaaatttcggttttgtacctcgagtaaatctaaccaaaatgattaagtcgacctttccgctgctctatgatgacaacatcatcttccGAGAGTAAAGATTGATATAAACGAGAATGACATGAAATATTGGTGTTACGAGAAAAACGCTGTTTCCAAGACTgcaaatcgcggtatgtcacaaatttctgtgattagaaaactgcggacttttttatttatgcaatgactttgtctcaggaaatttaaactgtaaatgaTACCCAAAGCACAAGATTTGTGGAAAccattgatacagaaaacatgactgAATTATAGATATTGAaacacaagcacgaacttgtcaGATGTATGAccgtttattgaatttaaaaagtcgACTAACATACGCATTTTATTTATGCAGGCCCTTTGATTTTACCCATGGCtgtctttttatgttgacaaacagcaaatgtCCCAATACACCCAAAAAGACTCATTAaacaacaagttttttttttattattaagttcatgttttacatgataattatattttcatcttgcatataaagtaccaaccctattatttcaacactctctgagttttcattttattctgtactcataataattgtgttgcataccaatgcatttgcttcattttatggtAATACAAACCATTGTTTAGAAACCAAAATACATTTTGTGTAGGTACATGTAGTCTAACTGAAGAGAGTATTTCTCACACGTTTTTGTTGTTAAGTTTTTAAAGCCgcaattagatatatttatttaaggatttgaaatattatgtaagattcctcatacttgtgtatacatgatataagcttattattacacttgcatatatgaagaactcgtcacaaaagggtttcaaatgaaataaaatttaaaaaataaaatcctcccacccgccccattattttcaaaaatttggatgaaaatctactaattaattttagttggccttatcaGGCAAGGTTAAGACATTATGCAAATAAACATTAACTATTTATTTACAGTGCAAGTTGCTGGTGAAAATGATGTAGacaaatgggagataactctacacAAACATCGCCAATGTATTTGTTATCCTTACAGAAAGTGTAATGTGAGTAAAAACATCACCAATGTTACGCTGTTCCAAAATAAATGTATGGGGGAGTGTAATTTAAgtataggggagataactccataAAACCATTGCCAGGGAATTTGTTATCCCTACTTTAAGTGTAATATAAGTATAGAGGAGataactttaaaaaacaaaaacctagtcatttaaaaaaaaatatctttcaattaAATAACTTTGTTTTTGTGTGTCAAATGTGGAATTTTGCTCTATTGTTTTGCATAAGACATTTCTggttttatgccccatttatgggcattatgttttctggtctgtgtttCCATTTGTTCGTCTATCTGTccgtctcgcttcaggttaaagtttttggtcgtttttgatgaagttgaagtccactcaacttgaaacttagtacacatgttccctatgatatgatcttcacaattttagccaAATTATAGTTTACCCCTTTTCAAGGTCTGCTGAATATAGAAAattagtgtggatggggcatctgtgtactagggacacattcttgtttttttttataagatgttAAATACTTTTATATTTCAGTGTGGTATCCATGGTTACTACAGACACACAGTTATGGCCAGTCTTGGAATCTTTCCAGGACCATTTGACCCGTTGTTCCTGTTATGTGTGTTGATTATATTGCTGTTCATCATAGGTAATTTGAAGTTCAAATTTGATTGGTCAAATGATTAGAAATCTAATTGGTTGATGGGTTGTTTGTTTTGCTTATGCAACATTCATCCAGAATAATTAAGATAAGAAAATACGTAAATGAAATGCAAGGCCTGTATAGCCAGTGAAGGTTGTTATACACTATCATTGTTATCCTCATTGAAACAGGAAGCTGACAACACTAATTACTTGGAAATAGACTCAGAATTTATTGCATTGATTTGTatcaaaacatttgtataattcagttatatcaacaacaaatgaaagtttttaacgaccttgactggctatacagcccttgcacggtcggccaTCAGTTATATAATGGAGCTACAGGTATACAATCCCACAAGTGAAACTATATGCAATAACTATTCTTTAATTGTACTGTGAGTGAGTAGTTCTTCATTATTGTCATGGGGCTAAGGTgtccgagtggtctaagtagtctaaCTTCTATAACACCAACCAGCAAGTCAACACTGAGGTAAAAAGTTTGATTCCCACACAGAGTAGAATCCAATCCTCATTGTTAGTTTTCCAACCAAAATGTAAGTGATTTTCTTTGGGTTCTCTGGTTTCCTCCAACAACAAAACCTGACAAGCAATCAATTattgtcataaaactttgctgTCTTTATAATGACAGGTTTGGTTAAAGCAGTGCTGTCTTTGTGGTCACCAATATCAATTGGAGAGTCTGGACTGTGTCTTTTTACCAAGACCAGGGTACTGACAACTTACCATGAGCCGTCACTTATGAAGTATGAGGTTATTTACAATGAGCGAGGCATACCAGTTGATCCTCTCACGTAAGTTTTCtcttactgtagattcatttttTTCGTGAGTAAATGTACCAATGTTTGGGATTGATATAAAATAAGTTCTTTCATAAATACCATATTATGTGGTTTTGAAGCAAAGAAGCTTCTAGGAAATTTGTGCTTTGTTGAACAACTAAATTAGTGTTCTCCGATAAtcacaaaatctacaaaaattggtaccacacaaaaaaaaaatgaatgcccAGTAGACAGGAAAAGCATAACAGTTTTCATTTCTGTTTAAAAAGGTACCAGTTAATGAACCACACATTGTTAAAAGTTAATGTTTATAAGAAAGGATAAGCAATCTCCATTTCCTTTTCATTTAGtagataaatataagaaaatgtggtatgtgtgctaatgagacaactctccatccaagtcaaaagcattatagttcaaagtaaaACCTTCAATACAGGACCTTGACTCACACAGAAAGGTTCAAAATCTCCAACAAAATGGTACTATTGTAGTAGTTTTATTGACTTTCTTTACATTCTGTTTTAGGAAGAACCCTGTGCAGATTCTCCCTACCtcagaaatatttttgttgaacCTGTGTTTTGGTTACTACCTCTTGGTGATTGGTTTACATTGGTTAATGTTGAGGGTTTTAGGGCTTGATACTAGATACCAGTACAAGAGAGAAGCAGTAAGTACACTTAGTACGGacattatttattacaaaatttctaaaattgacctgttataaattttgaaaattctccagaaactaaggtttcaactccctcaggcaaagttggccttAGATGGATTTGGCCATTTTTTTATATCCTTTTTGGTTTAAAACTCTTTATCACTATCAGTCATTATAAATTAATTAGTTAGATGAATAAAATTTGGAATGATTTCCGGAAAATTAAACGGTAGAAGAACATCTAATTCTCAGACTTTATATAGAAATATATCTCAGTTCACTATActtaatttctgtgacattttggtctcttgtggagagttgtcttattggcacatcttctttttttaggtaaatattgcataaaatgcaatcaaaaccttatgggactgacttgatatctaaatcttttGTTCATAACATTCTATGCATCCTATATACATGATCtatgaacatttccagaaatttatctatgtaatatatgctcagatattcaaggcacaacATTATCTTACACATGTCAAGAaaaattgaagcaatctttaccgATAAGTGCTTCCAAGCACTTTGATTATATTATGTGTTTAAAAGATCAAACTAACCAAAACTTTTGTAGTGATAAACTTGAATGCTAAATGGTCATCTGAATATACCCTCTCATGCAGAACTTATACACTGTGACGTGGCATATACTATAATCATGCTTGTATAGTTTGAATTTTGTACATAGTCCACATCCCCTTTTTGTCatgaaatttcagtaaaagaaCGTTTTGTAACTGTAAGAAAATGTCTGAAGAAACTCAAGTTATTTTGAATTGTGTATGGTCATTTGTGGTATGTTAACTTTATGGAAAAACCTGTTTTCAATCATTAAATAGAAGTTGAATATGCTTGTAAATGATTCTAGAACTCTTCCACAGTGTTAGAATAAGTCAAAAtcacaacaaacaaaaaatttagAAACTTTTGTTAGTTCAAACTAGAAGTTTGAATAGCATGTGTAAATGAAATTTAATACACTGAGAGTGTACAGAAAATCTGTGCTTAATTGATATCACTAGAATAccactttgaaagtaaaacagttccatccttgaATAAGATAAAATTTTACGTgtctatcacattaatgtttgaaaaatataaagcTAAACAACACACATGCGTATAACCGATTATGTTTTGTAGTTCATACATTGTCAGCTGATTCCTTGTTTACTTTTACACTTTTTTTGTTCAGTTAAATACAAGCAAattctaatttattttaaacaatgcagtgaaaagaaaagagaaatttGTCTAAAGCATTTAAATTTTGAGTCAGTGAAACCTCGCTAATTCTTCTTTTCTCTCATAATTCTTGCTTATCATAGTATATAGTCTGCATGATGCAGCTGCACCCCTTTCTAGCAGGTTCAACTTTGGAAAATAAAACCATGAACTATACAAGcctttttttggcaaatttataTTAGCTTATTAAAAGATCCGATTTTAACAAGATTGcgtgaattgaaaaaaaaaaaagttttatttgcaATTCCAAAAgcatttatatttacaaattggaaaaggtttattttatttaaatgtctaattatttaattatttagaaaTCCTGGCATCAGAAGTTGATAACTCCAGTGACCTCCCCTATAGATGATTCTCCTGCTGACATGGGGATTCATTACAATTTAGACCTAAGTGGAAGAGCAGACGATGTTAAGAGGAAATTGTTTGGCTCCACTGATAAACAACTTGTGTATGAACAGTATAAAAAACAGAAGAAAGAATTACAAGTAAGACTAACTATCAATTTATATTGTTTCACCATATATTGATAGATAGATGGATTGGTGTTCAAGATTAATGTTTagtagcaaatattacatgcatatctgGAAAGATCATGTTAAAGAACATGCCTATAGGAGTAATTCATTAGAGGTATctacaggtacctacaggagtAATTTATATGGGGTacctacaggtacctacaggagtAAATCATAAGGGGTacctacaggtacctacaggagttattcaTTAGGCATacctacaggtacctacaggagttattcaCTAGGGGTTcctacaggtacctacaggagttattcattaggggaacctacaggtacctacaggagttattcattagggatacctacaggtacctacaggagttattcattaggggaacctacaggtacctacaggagttattcattaggggtacctacaggtacctacaggagttattcattaggggaacctacaggtacctacaggagtAAATCATAAGGGGTacctacaggtacctacaggagttattcattagggatacctacaggtacctacaggagttattcaCTAGGGGTTcctacaggtacctacaggagttattcattaggggaacctacaggtacctacaggagttattcaTAAGGGATacctacaggtacctacaggGGTTATTCATTAGGGGAacctacaggtacctacaggagttattcattaggggtacctacaggtacctacaggagttattcattaggggaacctacaggtacctacaggagtAAATCATAAGGGGTacctacaggtacctacaggagttattcattagggatacctacaggtacctacaggagttattcaCTAGGGGTTcctacaggtacctacaggagttattcattaggggaacctacaggtacctacaggagttattcattagggatacctacaggtacctacaggagttattcattaggggaacctacaggtacctacaggagttattcattaggggtacctacaggtacctacaggagttattcattaggggaacctacaggtacctacaggagttattcattaggggaacctacaggtacctacaggagttattcaTTAGGGATACAtacaggtacctacaggagttattcaCTAGGGGAacctacaggtacctacaggagttattcattagaggtacctacaggagttattcattagggatacctacaggtacctacaggagttattcattaggggaacctacaggtacctacaggagttattcattagggatacctacaggtacctacaggagttattcattagggatacctacaggtacctacaggagttattcattaggggaacctacaggtacctacaggagttattcattagggatacctacaggtacctacaggagttattcattaggggtacctacaggtacctacaggagttattcattaggggtacctacaggtacctacaggagttattcaTAAGGGGTacctacaggtacctacaggagttattcaTTAGGGATACCTACAGGTTCCTACAGGAGTTATTCACTAGGGGTTcctacaggtacctacaggagttattcattaggggt contains:
- the LOC139515949 gene encoding hapless 2-like isoform X4 yields the protein MTLKQIFILLIWCSICLGQDVFVNRCHGNRKCKEKIIFNVTVNTQLKMKPDYLKILRITEKGNGKNFTLINPVILKIKSYPPKLIYPLKLVQIVNSKPYEVFYHKDNTDYYPGCNANLLDQQCGQGFKGFCCNCDNRKENNPYHMRGGQECSTNVSSTHCIQYDPLWYSLNELEKPTLYHDVVISMTETGNHQVASTQVGNTNPSGHAIKESKISVTYSLVNYTDSDLLKYKRNILLIPQTASEEKSQFMLINKTWIGEECNEIGVSLEAFNNQSDKCHKSAQSCLENQPMQFWLEDMERKMKKTPREYFLQDRIRGVPKIIKSDRYQWSLVVPISNVQSILSISIPADDLLIVLKQFTQVIREIEYTDNSQTETLYIMLYNQGYIMKDVSVQLQNCNVTIMGEVSKSIQLPPHKTQHAELPFKTGITDGVFSCTLQVAGENDVDKWEITLHKHRQCICYPYRKCNCGIHGYYRHTVMASLGIFPGPFDPLFLLCVLIILLFIIGLVKAVLSLWSPISIGESGLCLFTKTRVLTTYHEPSLMKYEVIYNERGIPVDPLTKNPVQILPTSEIFLLNLCFGYYLLVIGLHWLMLRVLGLDTRYQYKREAKSWHQKLITPVTSPIDDSPADMGIHYNLDLSGRADDVKRKLFGSTDKQLVYEQYKKQKKELQKKMI